Proteins co-encoded in one Chitinivibrio alkaliphilus ACht1 genomic window:
- a CDS encoding ABC transporter ATP-binding protein, translating into MNTGYKRLFSFLAPHKLLFFAVISTTLIFVFLEGVTLWFASSLLDIIFSETIEQVPAVEFSFQNINQWLKYHTWRVLTMNGARTNVEALRTICIMIPVLFAMKNTVLYIKSILISFLNLRVVESIRNRFYDHLLSLPMAYFNSRQSGAIVSTVVRDITDIQESLKKSINQLLTEPLKLLLFTTLLFIINPLLTLVIFLIYPVVMLVLFKGGGAIRRRARRMLRSFSSMVETTNETIFGIKVVKMFRGEGYESQKFHGANARYTRDAFRESSISAALSPFNEFISLLMTSILLWFAGRGIIDGSSNFSSEDFLRFLLIIFSTFSPIKSLTKIHGYLQKGRSAADRVFAVMDIPSEDDRGCQKIDTLQNDIVFDQVSFSYPGYDAQVLRDISFTVQKGQMVALVGSSGSGKSTILDLLPLYYAATEGEIRIDGTPVEEYTLGSLRSLFGTVSQDPLLFNDTVARNVAYGAPHIDRDRLVQVLAAANATEFIEALPQGEETHIGENGVSLSGGQRQRLAIARALYRDPSVLILDEATSALDTESERLVQEAIDRLIQNRTTLVVAHRLSTVIGADAIIVLDAGRIVESGTHEELLRRGGRYKELYDIQFS; encoded by the coding sequence ATGAATACGGGCTATAAACGACTGTTCTCTTTCTTGGCGCCCCATAAACTGCTTTTCTTCGCTGTAATTAGCACAACTCTCATTTTCGTGTTTCTCGAAGGTGTAACGCTCTGGTTTGCCAGCTCTCTTCTTGATATCATTTTTTCTGAAACCATAGAGCAGGTTCCTGCGGTTGAGTTTTCTTTTCAGAATATCAATCAGTGGCTGAAATATCATACGTGGCGTGTTCTTACCATGAATGGAGCACGAACAAATGTGGAGGCTCTCCGTACAATCTGTATCATGATCCCCGTGCTCTTTGCGATGAAAAATACCGTTCTCTATATTAAATCTATTCTTATATCTTTTCTGAATCTCAGGGTGGTTGAATCTATTCGCAACCGTTTTTACGATCATCTTCTCTCGCTTCCCATGGCCTATTTTAATAGTCGTCAAAGCGGAGCAATTGTATCTACGGTGGTACGAGATATTACGGATATTCAGGAATCCTTGAAAAAGTCAATTAATCAGCTCTTGACAGAGCCCTTGAAACTTCTGCTTTTTACAACACTTCTCTTTATCATCAACCCCCTGCTCACCTTGGTTATCTTTCTTATTTATCCGGTGGTAATGCTGGTGTTATTTAAGGGCGGTGGAGCCATTCGTCGGCGTGCCCGACGCATGTTGCGCTCCTTTTCTTCTATGGTAGAAACAACCAACGAGACAATCTTTGGCATAAAGGTCGTAAAGATGTTTCGCGGAGAGGGGTATGAATCTCAAAAATTCCATGGGGCAAATGCCCGCTATACGCGGGATGCCTTTCGAGAAAGCAGCATATCTGCCGCCTTATCTCCCTTTAATGAATTTATCTCCCTGCTCATGACAAGCATTTTACTCTGGTTTGCCGGACGGGGAATTATTGACGGTTCATCGAATTTTTCCTCCGAAGACTTTCTGCGGTTTCTTCTCATTATTTTTTCTACCTTTAGCCCCATAAAGAGTCTGACAAAAATTCATGGCTACTTGCAGAAGGGTCGCTCCGCCGCTGACCGGGTTTTTGCCGTGATGGATATCCCCTCTGAGGATGATCGTGGCTGTCAGAAGATAGACACATTGCAAAATGACATTGTCTTTGATCAGGTCTCTTTTTCCTACCCCGGCTATGATGCGCAGGTTCTTCGGGATATTTCTTTTACCGTACAAAAGGGGCAGATGGTTGCCTTAGTTGGCTCAAGCGGTTCGGGTAAATCAACAATACTCGACCTGCTTCCGCTCTATTATGCAGCCACAGAGGGCGAAATACGGATAGATGGAACCCCTGTGGAAGAATACACACTGGGATCGTTGCGGAGTTTATTTGGAACGGTCTCCCAGGATCCTCTCCTATTTAATGATACGGTGGCGCGAAATGTGGCCTATGGTGCTCCTCATATTGACAGAGATCGCCTCGTACAGGTTCTTGCAGCGGCTAATGCCACAGAGTTTATAGAGGCGTTGCCCCAGGGGGAAGAGACCCATATCGGTGAAAACGGAGTAAGCCTTTCCGGAGGGCAGCGACAACGTTTGGCCATTGCCCGCGCGTTGTACCGCGATCCGTCGGTGTTGATTCTCGATGAAGCGACATCGGCCCTCGATACCGAGTCTGAGCGTCTGGTGCAGGAGGCTATTGATCGACTGATTCAAAATAGAACCACCCTGGTCGTTGCCCATCGTCTTTCTACGGTTATCGGCGCAGATGCAATCATCGTCCTTGATGCGGGGCGGATTGTGGAATCGGGCACCCATGAGGAACTGCTTCGACGCGGAGGACGATATAAGGAACTCTACGATATTCAGTTTTCCTAA
- a CDS encoding GNAT family N-acetyltransferase, producing MERATRADLSLIVHILSTCFYHDPYIRWLLMTEKKESLPIHHLMRCIADILFRVGDIYVTPGREGVALWDTEASSLFSVQTLPAYLRLILHLGPQRFIRAYTASTETAKRLPEGPYTHLFMIAVLPQYRRHGWARSLISPMTEDSRTHPLYVETATEQNRKMYESLGFIWFDTIYLDTKSPLYFLRKTLPS from the coding sequence ATGGAACGAGCAACCCGTGCCGATCTTTCACTTATTGTACACATCCTATCCACCTGTTTTTACCATGACCCCTACATCCGGTGGCTTCTTATGACAGAAAAAAAAGAGTCCCTTCCCATACACCATCTGATGCGCTGCATTGCCGACATACTCTTTCGCGTTGGAGATATATATGTCACACCGGGCAGAGAGGGGGTTGCTCTTTGGGATACAGAAGCAAGCTCACTCTTCTCTGTTCAGACACTCCCTGCCTACCTACGCCTCATACTCCACCTTGGACCACAACGGTTCATCCGTGCCTATACAGCCAGTACAGAAACGGCAAAACGACTCCCTGAAGGACCATACACACACCTATTCATGATCGCCGTGCTCCCCCAATACCGTCGGCACGGGTGGGCTCGCTCACTCATTAGCCCCATGACCGAAGACTCCCGTACCCATCCTCTCTATGTTGAAACAGCAACAGAACAGAATAGGAAGATGTATGAGTCTCTCGGATTCATTTGGTTTGATACGATCTACCTAGACACCAAATCACCTCTCTATTTTCTGCGGAAGACTCTCCCTTCATAA
- the dinB gene encoding DNA polymerase IV, with amino-acid sequence MERVIFHVDMDAFFAAIEQRDTPRYRGAPVIVGAAPGSRGVVCAASYEARAYGVHSAMPIHMAVQKCPHAFFVPPRKDAYHAVSSSLMKLLGSYSPLCEPLSIDEAFLDMSGTERLLGPPEEVARHISQAMEETLELTCSIGIGPNKLMAKIGSNQQKPRGITRMPFTPHEIVSWLAPHPVEILWGVGRQTARILADKNITTVGELQKCSQRELVSLLGKAGMDLFWRCRGIDERPVTPTEETQSIGRETTFQTDCGDYEEIRKTLLRFSEEVARRARKKNLRGRSISLVYRTGKGRRCRKSIRHDGACTTYDIFTPLMQLLTTHWMSITPFRLVGVTLSDFSVEMQQCFLPPEAPSEQKTQWNTGDYLTDMVLQKKGIPPLQRGRLL; translated from the coding sequence ATGGAACGGGTTATTTTCCATGTTGATATGGATGCCTTCTTTGCAGCCATAGAGCAACGCGATACACCACGCTATCGCGGTGCGCCCGTCATTGTCGGAGCAGCCCCAGGATCCCGCGGAGTGGTCTGCGCGGCAAGTTATGAAGCACGAGCATACGGGGTACACTCTGCCATGCCCATACACATGGCGGTTCAGAAATGCCCCCACGCCTTTTTCGTTCCGCCCCGAAAAGATGCCTACCACGCCGTATCATCTTCACTCATGAAGCTTCTCGGCTCATACTCCCCGCTCTGTGAGCCACTCTCCATTGACGAAGCGTTTCTAGACATGAGCGGTACAGAACGACTTTTGGGGCCTCCTGAAGAGGTTGCTCGCCACATCTCACAGGCCATGGAAGAGACCTTGGAACTTACCTGCTCCATCGGTATCGGGCCAAACAAACTCATGGCTAAAATTGGATCAAATCAACAAAAACCCCGTGGCATTACCCGTATGCCCTTTACCCCGCACGAAATAGTTTCGTGGCTTGCACCGCATCCCGTAGAAATACTCTGGGGGGTTGGCCGGCAAACTGCTCGTATCCTGGCTGATAAAAATATCACCACTGTGGGAGAACTCCAGAAATGTAGTCAGAGGGAGCTCGTATCCCTTTTGGGAAAAGCCGGCATGGATTTGTTTTGGCGCTGTCGTGGCATTGACGAACGTCCCGTCACCCCCACGGAAGAAACACAAAGTATTGGACGAGAAACGACCTTCCAAACAGATTGCGGTGACTATGAGGAAATACGCAAAACACTGCTGCGATTTTCTGAGGAAGTGGCTCGTAGAGCAAGGAAAAAAAATCTGCGCGGACGCAGTATCAGCTTAGTGTATCGTACCGGGAAGGGGCGGCGATGCCGCAAAAGCATTCGCCATGATGGTGCCTGTACCACCTACGATATTTTCACCCCCCTCATGCAACTCCTTACCACCCACTGGATGAGTATCACCCCATTCCGTCTTGTGGGAGTCACCCTCTCAGATTTCTCCGTGGAGATGCAGCAATGTTTTCTTCCCCCAGAAGCTCCATCGGAGCAAAAAACTCAGTGGAACACCGGTGATTACCTCACGGATATGGTATTGCAAAAAAAGGGAATACCGCCCCTACAACGGGGACGTCTACTCTAA
- a CDS encoding ABC transporter ATP-binding protein: MNTVITTKNITKTYGKKEVAVHALRGVDLTIQKGEFTAVVGPSGSGKTTLMNCITGIDSPTSGKVCIHGVDVSAMSSRELSLFRRDNIGFVFQAYNLIPVLTVAENVEYIMLLQGVDKATRQERVARILAEVGLAGYEKRVPAKLSGGQQQRVAIARAMASRPQIIIADEPTANLDSKTGAALLDMMQSLNAEEDMTFLFSTHDPRIMERARRTVVIRDGMIDSDTEEGGSRAVG, translated from the coding sequence ATGAATACCGTTATTACTACAAAAAATATCACAAAAACCTATGGAAAAAAAGAGGTTGCCGTCCACGCCCTGCGTGGGGTTGATCTCACCATACAAAAGGGCGAATTTACCGCCGTTGTGGGTCCCTCCGGGTCGGGAAAAACAACACTCATGAACTGTATCACCGGTATTGACAGTCCCACCTCGGGAAAGGTCTGTATTCACGGCGTGGATGTGTCGGCCATGAGCAGCCGCGAGCTCTCCCTTTTCCGTCGTGACAATATTGGCTTTGTTTTTCAGGCGTACAACCTCATCCCCGTTCTTACCGTGGCGGAAAATGTGGAGTATATTATGCTGCTTCAGGGGGTTGACAAGGCTACCAGACAGGAACGGGTGGCGCGTATCCTGGCAGAGGTTGGCCTTGCGGGGTATGAAAAACGGGTTCCCGCAAAACTTTCGGGGGGACAACAGCAGCGTGTTGCCATTGCCCGGGCCATGGCATCACGACCGCAAATTATTATTGCCGATGAACCGACGGCAAACCTTGATTCAAAGACCGGTGCCGCCCTTCTTGATATGATGCAGTCCCTCAATGCCGAGGAGGATATGACCTTTCTTTTTTCCACCCATGATCCCCGGATTATGGAACGGGCCCGCCGTACCGTGGTTATTCGAGATGGAATGATCGACTCTGACACGGAGGAGGGGGGCTCCCGTGCTGTTGGGTAG
- a CDS encoding YbgA family protein has product MSSPEFPKPRIVVSKCLGFAACRYNGENLHDKIVSALAPYVEYLPVCPEVEAGYGIPRDPIRIVEEEGRRFLFQPAVEKDVTQAMDKFLSTYFSDPPEAEGFLLKNRSPSCGFQDVKVYQGRSRGASTRRGPGFFGGAVLNTYENCAVEDEGRLKNFTIREHFFTQIFAYAGLRVVQQKKTMRALSDFHASQKYLLMACDQKRLRLLGKLVANHENRPIQEVFSLYEQSFLPALKKIPTPGQWINVIEHAMGGFSKKLTEQERHYFVRTIEEYRDERIPLSVLLHLVESAAIRFEQTYLLEQSFLHPYPPQLVEITDSGKGRSR; this is encoded by the coding sequence ATGTCGTCTCCTGAATTTCCCAAACCACGGATTGTTGTCAGCAAGTGTCTCGGTTTTGCTGCGTGTCGCTATAATGGTGAAAACCTTCATGATAAGATTGTTTCTGCCTTGGCCCCCTATGTCGAATATCTCCCTGTATGCCCTGAGGTTGAAGCAGGATATGGGATTCCCCGTGACCCCATACGAATTGTAGAGGAGGAGGGGCGGCGATTTCTGTTTCAGCCGGCGGTTGAAAAAGATGTTACGCAGGCCATGGACAAATTTCTATCCACGTACTTTTCAGATCCTCCTGAAGCGGAGGGGTTTCTCTTAAAAAATCGGTCTCCCTCCTGTGGGTTTCAGGATGTCAAGGTCTATCAGGGGAGATCACGGGGTGCATCGACTCGTCGTGGTCCCGGTTTCTTCGGTGGGGCTGTGCTGAATACCTATGAGAACTGTGCCGTAGAAGATGAGGGAAGATTAAAAAACTTTACTATCCGTGAACATTTCTTTACTCAGATATTTGCCTATGCAGGCCTCCGAGTGGTGCAGCAGAAGAAAACTATGCGAGCTCTCTCGGATTTTCATGCGTCCCAGAAATATCTGCTCATGGCGTGCGATCAAAAGCGCCTTCGTCTGTTGGGAAAACTCGTGGCAAACCACGAAAACCGTCCCATACAGGAGGTGTTTTCTCTGTATGAGCAGTCCTTTTTGCCTGCTTTGAAAAAGATACCAACCCCTGGACAGTGGATAAATGTAATTGAACATGCCATGGGGGGATTTTCAAAAAAATTGACAGAGCAGGAGCGACACTATTTTGTTCGTACCATTGAGGAGTATCGCGATGAGCGGATTCCCCTCAGCGTGCTTCTTCATTTAGTTGAGTCGGCGGCCATTCGTTTTGAGCAAACCTATTTGCTGGAGCAGTCTTTCTTACATCCCTACCCACCGCAGCTGGTTGAAATTACGGATTCCGGTAAGGGGCGTTCACGATAA
- a CDS encoding phosphoglucosamine mutase: MAPLPIMSVSGIRGLYPEVLTEEFVSAIAYIQTMHAGGAKRMIVGRDTRPSGPAIEKAICRGIRAAGGTPVSIGIAPTPTTCFAVAHGAADGGVIITASHNPLPYNGYKMVHRHGRLFSGAECDAVYEAFEQGDYPSAPEFLRYDGSPAEKVDAVTPHIDAICDAVDTAAIAAADLHVAVDAINGAAGVIFPALLTRLNVSWEGVHTKLDGDFVHNPEPRPEHLGDLAALLGSKDGFCGGFVYDPDADRLALMGEKGEAVSEEMTLVLALENVLERTPGNIATNLSTSMVIDDVADAYGVSVYRTKIGEANVVEAIQREECRIGGEGNGGVIFPEISTVRDGLGATALILELLAKRATTVMGLTGKWTEYPLVKEKVAVSSRSEAEELLGAAERYFAQKGAKIDTQDGVKITYPDGWVHVRASNTEPILRCYAEGKDYTRAEQYAQEVLHFLKK, from the coding sequence ATGGCACCCTTGCCCATAATGTCCGTATCGGGAATTCGGGGACTCTACCCGGAAGTGTTGACAGAAGAGTTTGTTTCCGCCATCGCCTATATCCAGACGATGCATGCGGGGGGGGCAAAGAGAATGATTGTCGGTCGTGATACACGTCCCTCCGGTCCGGCCATAGAAAAGGCGATCTGTCGAGGGATTCGTGCTGCTGGGGGAACCCCCGTATCCATTGGTATCGCCCCAACTCCCACCACATGCTTTGCCGTTGCCCACGGTGCAGCCGATGGGGGTGTTATTATTACGGCAAGCCATAACCCTTTGCCATATAACGGATATAAAATGGTGCACCGTCATGGCCGGCTTTTTTCGGGTGCGGAGTGTGATGCTGTCTACGAGGCCTTTGAGCAAGGAGACTATCCTTCGGCTCCCGAGTTTCTTCGCTATGATGGTTCCCCCGCAGAGAAGGTGGATGCGGTTACGCCTCATATAGACGCTATTTGTGACGCCGTTGATACAGCCGCCATAGCGGCGGCAGATCTTCATGTTGCCGTGGATGCTATAAACGGTGCTGCAGGGGTGATTTTTCCTGCTCTGCTTACTCGTCTCAACGTATCCTGGGAAGGGGTGCATACCAAGTTGGATGGCGACTTTGTGCACAATCCAGAGCCACGTCCTGAGCATTTGGGAGATTTGGCGGCACTTCTCGGGTCAAAGGACGGGTTTTGTGGCGGATTTGTCTATGACCCCGATGCAGACCGGCTTGCTCTCATGGGAGAAAAGGGAGAGGCGGTCAGTGAAGAGATGACCTTGGTTCTTGCCCTTGAAAATGTTTTGGAGCGGACCCCGGGAAACATTGCTACAAATCTTTCTACTTCCATGGTAATAGATGATGTGGCAGATGCCTATGGAGTATCGGTGTACCGCACAAAAATTGGTGAAGCGAATGTTGTTGAGGCAATCCAGAGAGAGGAGTGCCGTATTGGTGGAGAGGGAAATGGAGGCGTAATTTTTCCGGAAATCAGTACAGTGCGTGATGGCTTAGGGGCAACGGCTCTCATTCTTGAACTGTTGGCAAAACGGGCAACTACGGTAATGGGGCTTACAGGAAAATGGACGGAATACCCCTTGGTGAAAGAAAAGGTTGCTGTTTCTTCTCGCAGCGAAGCAGAGGAGCTCCTTGGTGCGGCGGAGCGATATTTTGCCCAAAAGGGTGCTAAGATAGACACACAGGATGGTGTTAAAATTACCTATCCCGATGGATGGGTCCATGTGCGAGCATCAAATACAGAACCTATTTTACGGTGTTATGCCGAAGGAAAAGATTACACACGGGCTGAGCAGTATGCGCAGGAAGTGTTGCATTTTTTGAAAAAATAG
- a CDS encoding YhbY family RNA-binding protein, giving the protein MALEKKEIKRLKGLAHSIKPVGRVGKEGMSEALTAAVEEALTARELIKIKFLETADFDKKNDPAQLAQRLNAEVVGIIGHTVILYRYNKDLTRHI; this is encoded by the coding sequence ATGGCACTGGAAAAGAAGGAAATCAAAAGATTGAAAGGGCTTGCTCATAGTATAAAGCCCGTTGGACGCGTGGGTAAAGAAGGCATGAGTGAAGCCCTAACAGCTGCTGTTGAAGAGGCTCTTACCGCACGGGAATTAATCAAAATAAAATTTCTTGAAACCGCTGATTTCGACAAGAAAAATGATCCTGCACAATTAGCGCAGCGGCTCAATGCTGAAGTGGTCGGCATCATTGGTCATACGGTTATCCTCTATCGTTATAACAAGGACCTCACACGGCATATCTAA
- a CDS encoding ABC transporter permease, with protein MELFISLRYLRGRKMGFITLITNISILGVLLGTMVLIVALSISNGFQTEVRDQITGALPHGQLRRYFYRPLENYDSLAALVQEHPSVVAVSPSIEAKSVIEYTNPVHDVPPIQDGVKVFGVVDSLESRITTVAQQMVRGEWGLDSAYSQRDRKNPAIIIGEELARGFGVDVGSEVVLMSTAGEGDLTTMTPRMSRFTVAGIFKTGMYEYDRLFTYINLDEAQRLYNVAGVQFLNFRCEDIFTAAAVAKELNEVVGHEFKRTDWESRNQSLFQWMEVEKRVILIVISLIMLVAAFNIASSLVMMVMEKRREIGILRSIGARRSSIVKIFLLHGGIIGLIGSLGGTIAGITLCVVQDTYQLIDIPGDVYFISSLPVLLMPRDVISVFVAANILCLLAALYPAWRASKLIPAEAVRID; from the coding sequence GTGGAACTCTTTATTTCTCTTCGATATCTGCGAGGCCGGAAGATGGGGTTTATTACCCTCATCACCAATATCTCCATTCTTGGAGTACTCCTTGGCACCATGGTACTTATTGTTGCCCTTTCCATATCAAATGGATTTCAAACGGAAGTACGTGATCAGATAACCGGTGCTCTTCCGCATGGACAGCTTCGTCGCTACTTTTATCGCCCCCTTGAAAATTATGACTCCCTTGCTGCCTTAGTGCAGGAGCATCCTTCTGTGGTTGCGGTATCCCCCTCCATTGAAGCAAAATCGGTTATTGAGTATACGAATCCGGTGCATGATGTTCCTCCCATACAGGATGGAGTAAAGGTTTTTGGTGTTGTGGATAGTTTAGAGTCACGTATTACCACGGTGGCACAACAGATGGTGCGGGGAGAGTGGGGCCTTGATAGTGCCTATTCGCAACGGGATCGGAAGAATCCTGCTATTATTATCGGAGAAGAATTGGCTCGCGGTTTTGGGGTGGATGTGGGCAGTGAGGTGGTTCTCATGAGTACTGCCGGCGAAGGCGACTTGACCACCATGACACCTCGAATGAGTCGGTTTACCGTGGCGGGTATTTTTAAAACAGGCATGTATGAATATGACCGCCTTTTTACCTATATCAACTTAGATGAAGCCCAACGTTTATACAATGTCGCAGGGGTTCAGTTTCTGAATTTTCGATGTGAAGATATTTTTACGGCGGCCGCTGTAGCTAAAGAGCTTAATGAGGTTGTGGGACATGAATTTAAACGAACGGATTGGGAAAGCAGGAACCAGTCTCTTTTTCAGTGGATGGAAGTGGAAAAACGGGTGATTCTTATTGTTATCTCCTTGATTATGTTGGTTGCCGCCTTTAATATTGCCTCGTCCCTTGTTATGATGGTTATGGAAAAACGCCGTGAAATCGGGATTTTGCGCAGCATTGGGGCTCGACGCAGTTCCATCGTGAAAATATTTCTTCTTCATGGAGGAATTATTGGCTTGATTGGATCTTTGGGAGGAACCATTGCAGGTATCACCCTGTGTGTGGTACAAGACACCTATCAGCTGATTGACATTCCCGGTGATGTGTATTTTATTAGCTCCCTTCCAGTG
- a CDS encoding PP2C family protein-serine/threonine phosphatase — MEHGEYQAIIDELQHENARLQQDLMASTIITRFTELLYGVTTIDEVLGILLYSISDVVSLDKIAYFALDAQRYGLRLDRSMGFSPQEEHALSRVFFSIEECDSDLRKSLFEGTPLHVEQVQEEDNVLARVFHANSFLVFPLLRDLSQKDQLKARLTACSSQMERERCERRLLQRGTVPTLGFFWLDTSGAEGEHLDQDIANLSVYVQTASIIIDNILMINQLRDINRRNKEEQEQARRVQQALLPSNVPCEEGFQAAARYIPQEEIGGDYYDIFEVAPGVYDVIIADVSGHGTSSALVMGMVKVLLRQYADPNLGPAEVFRRINNVLVSHVPSGKFVTAFYGRIYVHTREIVFTSAGHCPVYLLDTRRNTVSELSSCGTFLGMFPDLGIRDVSLSYAYGESRLFLYTDGMSEAFNREKIPFGIERIVSTLKKYRHEAPGDSLEHMLKEMELFVGAVPLTDDVTLCMIDL; from the coding sequence ATGGAACATGGGGAGTATCAGGCCATAATTGATGAGCTGCAGCATGAAAACGCACGACTGCAACAAGATCTTATGGCAAGTACAATTATTACACGTTTTACTGAGCTCTTATACGGCGTAACCACCATCGATGAGGTGCTTGGTATTCTCCTGTATTCTATTAGTGATGTTGTGTCCCTGGATAAAATTGCCTATTTTGCCTTAGACGCACAGCGATATGGTCTTCGCCTTGATCGATCCATGGGGTTCTCTCCCCAGGAGGAGCACGCCCTGTCTCGCGTATTTTTCTCCATAGAAGAGTGTGATTCGGACCTGCGAAAATCCCTTTTTGAAGGAACTCCGCTGCATGTAGAGCAGGTGCAGGAGGAGGATAACGTTCTGGCACGTGTTTTTCACGCCAATTCCTTCCTTGTTTTTCCCTTGTTACGGGATCTTTCTCAAAAAGATCAGCTGAAAGCCCGTCTTACCGCGTGTTCATCCCAAATGGAGCGAGAACGATGTGAGCGGCGACTTTTACAACGGGGCACTGTGCCAACTCTTGGTTTTTTCTGGCTTGATACGTCCGGTGCAGAGGGAGAACATCTCGATCAAGACATTGCCAACCTTTCTGTATATGTGCAGACCGCCAGTATTATCATAGACAATATCCTTATGATTAATCAACTGCGGGATATAAATCGGCGAAACAAGGAGGAACAGGAGCAGGCCCGTCGGGTGCAACAGGCGTTATTGCCTTCGAACGTTCCCTGTGAAGAGGGTTTTCAGGCTGCTGCTCGCTATATTCCGCAAGAGGAAATCGGGGGCGACTATTACGATATCTTTGAGGTTGCCCCAGGAGTATACGATGTGATTATCGCGGATGTTTCCGGCCATGGCACATCTTCCGCTCTTGTTATGGGTATGGTAAAGGTTCTGCTTCGTCAATATGCAGACCCGAATCTCGGCCCCGCAGAGGTCTTTCGGCGTATTAATAATGTATTGGTGTCACACGTGCCGTCAGGCAAGTTTGTTACCGCCTTCTATGGACGAATCTATGTTCACACCCGTGAAATTGTATTTACCTCCGCTGGACACTGCCCTGTGTATTTGCTTGATACACGGAGAAATACTGTGTCTGAACTTTCTTCCTGCGGAACCTTTCTGGGAATGTTCCCCGATCTCGGTATACGCGATGTATCTCTTTCCTACGCCTATGGAGAGAGTCGCCTTTTCCTCTATACGGATGGTATGAGCGAGGCTTTTAACCGCGAGAAAATCCCCTTTGGTATCGAACGCATTGTGAGTACCTTAAAAAAATATCGTCATGAAGCACCGGGCGATTCCCTTGAACATATGCTCAAGGAGATGGAGCTCTTTGTTGGTGCTGTTCCCCTTACGGATGATGTAACTCTTTGTATGATTGATCTTTAA
- the prfB gene encoding peptide chain release factor 2: protein MEEYISKDEIEKVLHRINDLKRLLEIDTKCDVVAQLTTESQDPAFWNDTERAQGVLQKMKGLKDVVEAWEKAAAEGDDISELYDMTVIEEPEALSELTPAYASLLRDIQNLEFFLKMSGEDDNSNAILTIHSGAGGTESCDWAGMLHRMYERWFEKKGFSVEMVEYQAGDGAGIKSVTLEVRGEYAYGHLKAENGVHRLVRISPFDSNARRHTSFASVYSYPVIEGDIDLDINKGDLRIDTYRASGAGGQHVNKTDSAVRITHTETGIVVQCQSQRSQIKNRETAMKMLKARLRHHYKELEKAELQDKMCEKKKIEWGSQIRSYVMHPYNMVKDHRTSYETSNVEAVLDGSIDDFIEKYLLECS from the coding sequence ATGGAAGAATATATATCCAAAGACGAGATTGAGAAAGTCCTCCACCGTATAAATGACCTGAAACGGCTTTTAGAGATTGATACGAAGTGTGATGTGGTAGCACAACTTACTACGGAGTCGCAGGATCCTGCCTTTTGGAATGATACCGAACGGGCCCAGGGAGTTCTTCAGAAAATGAAGGGCTTAAAAGATGTGGTCGAGGCATGGGAAAAGGCGGCCGCTGAGGGAGATGATATTTCAGAACTCTATGATATGACAGTAATAGAAGAGCCGGAGGCACTCTCTGAGCTTACCCCGGCATACGCGTCTTTACTCCGGGATATCCAAAATCTTGAATTTTTTCTAAAAATGAGTGGCGAGGATGATAACTCTAATGCCATACTTACCATACATAGCGGTGCTGGTGGAACAGAGTCGTGTGATTGGGCGGGAATGCTCCACCGTATGTATGAACGATGGTTTGAGAAGAAAGGGTTTTCCGTAGAGATGGTAGAGTATCAGGCGGGTGATGGTGCGGGAATAAAATCAGTTACCCTTGAGGTTCGTGGAGAGTATGCCTATGGGCATCTGAAGGCAGAAAACGGGGTGCACCGGCTGGTACGTATTTCTCCCTTTGACTCTAATGCACGGCGGCACACATCCTTTGCGTCTGTGTATTCCTATCCGGTAATAGAAGGAGATATAGACCTTGATATCAATAAGGGCGATTTACGTATTGATACGTATCGTGCCAGTGGTGCCGGCGGGCAGCATGTGAACAAAACCGATTCAGCGGTGCGTATTACCCATACGGAAACCGGCATAGTGGTGCAGTGTCAAAGTCAGCGGTCACAGATAAAAAACCGTGAGACCGCCATGAAAATGCTGAAGGCTCGTTTGCGTCATCACTATAAAGAGCTTGAAAAAGCTGAACTTCAGGATAAAATGTGCGAAAAGAAAAAAATTGAATGGGGGAGTCAGATTCGATCATACGTTATGCACCCCTACAACATGGTGAAGGATCACCGGACAAGTTATGAAACCTCTAACGTTGAAGCTGTTCTCGACGGGAGCATTGACGATTTTATAGAAAAATATCTTTTGGAATGTAGTTAG